A genomic segment from Malus domestica chromosome 05, GDT2T_hap1 encodes:
- the LOC103434971 gene encoding purine permease 21-like, producing MCFIPVKEAEEDNALEFKKTPHQVTTSQPGDFIRWVRITIYTLFILSGQSAAILLGRLYYDEGGKIIWMATLVQFTGFPILIPYHCILSSKKIAAHSNVHQPSASVLTAMNLSLGVLLAADSLLYSMGLLYLPVSTFSLICASQLAFNAFFSVCLNSQKFTPFIVNSLVLLTISSTLLVFHPNSANLTGVSKERYTIGVICTVGASAGYGLMFSLTQFSFEKVLKAKTFVTVLEMIIYESLIATCATLVGLFVTGEWKGLKSEMEEFALGRLSYFLTLICTATACQTFNIGAIGLIFEVSSLVSNVISASGLPFIPVLAVIFFNDNMDGIKVIATLLALWGFASYLYQHYLDDSESKSETKHVEEISMIPLLKEVNC from the coding sequence ATGTGTTTCATACCAGTTAAAGAAGCTGAAGAAGATAATGCACTTGAGTTTAAGAAAACCCCCCACCAAGTAACAACTTCTCAGCCCGGAGATTTTATACGATGGGTGCGTATCACCATCTATACGCTATTCATCCTCTCCGGTCAGTCAGCAGCTATACTCTTGGGCCGACTGTACTATGACGAAGGTGGAAAAATTATATGGATGGCAAcactagtgcaattcacaggGTTTCCTATCCTAATTCCTTACCACTGCATCTTATCATCCAAAAAGATCGCCGCACATAGCAATGTGCACCAACCATCTGCCTCAGTACTGACAGCGATGAATCTCTCTCTTGGTGTATTACTCGCAGCAGACAGCTTGTTGTATTCTATGGGACTCTTGTACCTTCCAGTTTCTACCTTTTCACTCATTTGTGCATCGCAGTTGGCCTTCAATGCTTTCTTCTCGGTCTGCCTTAATTCACAAAAGTTCACTCCTTTTATAGTCAATTCTCTAGTCCTTCTCACCATCTCCTCCACCCTGCTTGTGTTTCACCCCAACTCAGCAAACCTCACAGGAGTCTCCAAAGAGAGGTATACGATTGGGGTCATTTGCACTGTTGGTGCATCAGCTGGGTACGGCTTGATGTTCTCCCTCACACAGTTCTCCTTCGAAAAGGTTCTAAAAGCAAAAACTTTTGTAACTGTATTGGAAATGATAATCTACGAATCTCTAATTGCAACCTGTGCTACACTAGTGGGACTTTTTGTCACTGGAGAATGGAAGGGTTTAAAGAGCGAGATGGAGGAGTTTGCGTTGGGGAGGCTATCCTATTTCCTGACTTTGATTTGTACAGCTACAGCATGTCAAACTTTCAACATTGGCGCCATAGGATTGATATTTGAGGTGTCTTCTTTAGTCTCCAATGTCATAAGTGCTTCCGGCTTACCTTTCATTCCAGTTCTAGCTGTAATCTTCTTCAATGATAACATGGATGGAATAAAGGTGATTGCCACGTTGTTGGCCCTCTGGGGCTTTGCGTCATATCTCTATCAGCACTACCTTGACGATTCAGAGTCCAAATCTGAAACTAAACATGTAGAAGAAATTTCAATGATTCCTTTACTTAAAGAGGTCAACTGCTGA
- the LOC103434973 gene encoding probable purine permease 10 gives MGTAQELQLSIGVKEANGEDETNSSGPSDASDRSLLPRRRGVNWWIRIAIYSFLVIAGQSVATFLGKQYYDKGAKSNWLATVVQLCGFPIMLPYYFIPASRNNPTPKGSPIPSKPPSTKVVASVYVSLGFLIALDCYLYSVGLSYLPVSTYSLICASQLAFNALFSFFLNAQKFTAYIVNSLVLLTISSTLLAFQGEDESGGDDPSGGSKVKYAIGFLCTVGASAGYGLTLSLTQLAFKRAIKRETFRALMDMIVYQNMVATCFTVVGLFASGEWKHLKGEMEGYKLGKVSYVMNLTWTAITWQVFSVGAVGLILEASSLFSNSISALGLPAVPVLAVIFFHEKMNGIKGIAMVLGIWGFVSYAYHHYIDDRKSKTENRNAGNDEASKALRVE, from the exons ATGGGAACAGCTCAAGAACTTCAGCTCAGCATTGGAG TTAaggaagcaaatggagaagatgaaACAAATTCATCAGGGCCTTCAGATGCCTCCGACCGATCACTGCTGCCGCGGCGCAGAGGCGTCAACTGGTGGATTAGAATCGCCATTTACTCGTTCCTCGTCATTGCCGGCCAGTCAGTTGCAACGTTCTTGGGAAAACAGTACTACGACAAAGGCGCCAAAAGCAATTGGCTGGCGACAGTAGTACAACTTTGTGGCTTTCCTATCATGCTTCCTTACTATTTCATCCCAGCAAGCAGAAATAATCCAACCCCAAAAGGTAGTCCTATCCCATCAAAACCACCGTCTACCAAAGTCGTCGCATCAGTATATGTCTCTCTTGGCTTCCTGATAGCCCTAGACTGCTACTTGTATTCCGTAGGACTATCTTACCTTCCTGTATCTACTTATTCCCTCATTTGTGCATCTCAGTTGGCCTTCAACGCGTTGTTCTCATTCTTCCTCAACGCGCAAAAGTTCACTGCTTACATTGTGAATTCTCTGGTTCTCCTCACCATCTCCTCCACCCTCCTCGCGTTCCAAGGTGAAGACGAATCTGGAGGCGATGATCCAAGTGGAGGGTCGAAGGTAAAGTATGCAATCGGGTTCCTATGCACTGTAGGGGCATCCGCCGGATACGGATTAACGCTCTCCCTAACTCAGCTTGCCTTCAAAAGGGCTATAAAAAGGGAGACGTTTAGAGCGCTCATGGACATGATAGTGTATCAAAATATGGTTGCAACCTGTTTTACCGTGGTCGGACTTTTCGCTAGCGGAGAGTGGAAGCATTTGAAGGGTGAGATGGAGGGGTATAAGCTAGGGAAGGTATCCTATGTGATGAATTTGACATGGACAGCAATAACATGGCAGGTCTTTTCTGTTGGAGCAGTAGGCTTGATTTTGGAGGCCTCTTCCCTCTTCTCCAACTCCATAAGTGCTTTGGGTTTGCCTGCCGTTCCAGTTCTGGCCGTGATCTTCTTCCATGAAAAAATGAATGGAATCAAGGGAATAGCCATGGTTTTGGGCATTTGGGGATTTGTTTCGTACGCGTACCATCACTACATCGACGATCGTAAGTCCAAGACGGAGAATAGAAACGCCGGAAATGATGAAGCTTCGAAAGCTTTAAGGGTTGAATAG
- the LOC103434970 gene encoding pentatricopeptide repeat-containing protein At3g14730, with protein sequence MNKATNLFRNPSVSLRLSSSFSHSAARSPAQSPHDLAACIASLQACARRQNLRKGKQVHSFMLANGFLRSPLSTTSLINMYSKCNQMDDAVSTFNYQSFDHNVFAYNAVIAGFIANGLGRDGFEFYRRMRFAGVMPDKFTFPCVIRGCSGVLELRKIHGLVVKFGLELDVYVGSALVNTYLKLGLMEEAQEVFDELPVRDVVLWNAMVNGFAQIGLLEEALAVFSMMGEEGVVPSRFTVTGVLSIFAVMGGFDNGRAVHGFATKMGYDSGVEVLNALIDMYGKCKCVGDALKIFEMMVEKDIYSWNSIIAVHEHCGDHDGTLRLFDRMLRGGVLPDLVTITTVLPVCARLAALMHGREIHGYMIKNGLEKDVNVDDVQITNAVMDMYAKCGSMRNAYMVFNKMRNKDVASWNIMIMGYGMHGYGSKALDMFSDMCKVQMKLDEVTFVGVLSACSHTGLVREGREFLRQMKSKYGVVPTIEHYTCVVDMLGRAGHLEEAYQLVLEMPIETNPVLWRALLAACRLHGNQDIAEVAVHKVIELDPGHCGNYVLMSNLYVANGQYDEVTEVRHSMSQQNVKKIPGCSWIELKDGVHAFITGDRAHPKANFIYAELDSLTARLGELGYVPHF encoded by the coding sequence ATGAACAAAGCCACCAATTTGTTCAGGAACCCATCTGTTTCTCTGCGCCTCAGCTCCTCCTTCTCGCACTCCGCTGCCCGGTCGCCTGCTCAGTCGCCGCACGACCTCGCTGCCTGCATAGCTTCCCTTCAAGCATGCGCCCGCCGCCAGAATCTCAGAAAAGGCAAGCAAGTCCACTCATTTATGCTCGCCAATGGCTTCCTCCGTTCCCCTCTCTCCACCACCAGCCTTATCAACATGTACTCCAAGTGCAACCAGATGGACGACGCCGTTTCGACTTTCAATTATCAGTCTTTTGACCACAATGTGTTTGCTTACAATGCTGTCATTGCTGGGTTTATAGCAAACGGGTTGGGTAGAGATGGGTTCGAGTTTTATAGAAGAATGCGGTTTGCCGGTGTTATGCCGGATAAGTTTACGTTTCCGTGTGTGATTAGGGGTTGCAGCGGGGTTCTGGAGTTGAGGAAGATTCATGGGTTGGTGGTGAAATTTGGGTTGGAGTTGGATGTGTATGTTGGCAGTGCTCTGGTGAATACGTATTTGAAATTGGGGTTGATGGAGGAGGCACAGGAAGTGTTTGACGAATTGCCTGTTAGAGATGTTGTGCTTTGGAATGCAATGGTTAATGGGTTTGCGCAGATTGGGCTGCTTGAGGAGGCTTTGGCGGTGTTTAGTATGATGGGTGAGGAAGGGGTTGTGCCGAGTAGGTTTACCGTGACTGGGGTCTTGTCTATTTTCGCTGTGATGGGTGGTTTTGACAATGGGAGAGCGGTGCATGGGTTTGCGACGAAAATGGGGTATGATTCAGGTGTTGAGGTTTTGAATGCGTTGATTGACATGTATGGGAAATGCAAGTGTGTTGGAGACGCCTTGAAGATTTTTGAGATGATGGTTGAGAAGGATATATATTCGTGGAACTCAATTATTGCAGTGCATGAGCATTGCGGTGATCACGATGGGACTCTGAGGCTTTTTGATAGAATGTTAAGGGGTGGAGTTCTTCCTGATTTGGTAACCATCACGACTGTCCTTCCAGTGTGTGCTCGTCTGGCAGCATTGATGCATGGTAGAGAAATTCATGGATATATGATTAAAAATGGGTTGGAGAAGGATGTGAATGTTGATGACGTGCAAATCACCAATGCAGTTATGgacatgtatgcaaaatgtGGGAGCATGAGAAATGCTTATATGGTTTTCAATAAGATGAGGAATAAGGATGTTGCATCCTGGAACATCATGATCATGGGTTATGGCATGCACGGATATGGCAGTAAGGCGTTGGATATGTTCTCTGATATGTGCAAAGTACAAATGAAGCTTGATGAGGttacatttgttggggttttgtCTGCGTGCAGCCATACAGGTTTAGTCAGAGAAGGGCGTGAATTCTTGAGACAAATGAAGTCGAAGTATGGCGTGGTTCCAACCATCGAGCATTATACTTGTGTGGTTGACATGCTTGGTCGAGCTGGGCATCTTGAGGAGGCATATCAACTGGTGCTAGAAATGCCTATCGAGACCAATCCTGTGCTGTGGAGGGCATTGCTAGCAGCATGTCGACTTCATGGGAACCAGGATATCGCAGAGGTCGCTGTGCATAAGGTGATTGAACTTGATCCAGGTCACTGTGGTAATTATGTGCTGATGTCCAATCTTTATGTAGCGAATGGTCAATATGATGAGGTAACAGAAGTTAGACATTCAATGAGCCAGCAGAATGTGAAGAAGATACCGGGCTGTAGCTGGATTGAGCTGAAGGATGGTGTGCATGCTTTTATTACTGGTGATAGAGCCCATCCTAAAGCTAACTTTATTTATGCCGAATTAGACTCATTGACTGCTCGTCTTGGTGAGCTCGGATATGTGCCTCATTTCTAG
- the LOC103427875 gene encoding UDP-N-acetylglucosamine transferase subunit ALG14 — protein MGCAVAITLLIAAATLIITRFLYVLHRTGKPSSSKGSAPQPLSTLIVLGSGGHTAEMINLLSVLQKDRFAPRFYIAAATDNMSLQKARLLEENADESSSSQFMQIYRSREVGQSYFTSVLTALIALAHGLWLMIRIRPQVILCNGPGTCVPLCVIAFLFKVVGIRWSSVFYVESIARVQRLSLSGLLLYKLRIADQFFVQWPQLQKKYPRAHYVGCLM, from the exons ATGGGCTGCGCCGTCGCAATCACTCTTTTAATCGCCGCCGCAACGCTGATCATCACTCGCTTCCTCTACGTCCTGCACCGAACCGGCAAACCCAGCAGCTCGAAAGGCTCAGCTCCCCAACCCCTCAGCACCCTAATCGTATTGGGCTCCGGAGGCCACACCGCAGAGATGATCAACCTGTTGTCCGTCCTTCAAAAAGACAGATTTGCCCCCAGGTTCTACATCGCCGCCGCCACTGATAACATGAGTCTCCAGAAAGCTCGACTGCTCGAAGAGAACGCCGATGAGAGTTCGAGCTCGCAGTTCATGCAGATCTACCGGAGCAGGGAAGTGGGTCAGTCTTATTTCACCTCTGTTTTGACTGCTTTGATTGCTTTGGCTCATGGGCTCTGGCTAATGATCAGAATCCGACCCCAAGTG ATTCTGTGCAATGGGCCTGGGACTTGTGTTCCACTTTGTGTAATTGCATTCTTATTCAAG GTTGTGGGGATTAGATGGTCGTCTGTGTTTTATGTTGAGAGTATAGCAAGAGTGCAGAGGCTCTCCCTGAGCGGCTTGCTTCTTTACAAGTTACGGATAGCGGATCAGTTCTTTGTCCAATGGCCTCAGTTACAGAAGAAGTATCCCAGAGCTCACTATGTCGGTTGTCTCATGTAG